From Corvus moneduloides isolate bCorMon1 chromosome 4, bCorMon1.pri, whole genome shotgun sequence, one genomic window encodes:
- the TYMP gene encoding thymidine phosphorylase: MDPPTPLPSLIRKKRDGERLEDAEIRSFVRGVTEGTAQQGQIGAMLMAIRLRGMDAGETLALTQAMASSGRTLAWPPAWHGLVVDKHSTGGVGDKVSLALAPALAACGCKVPMISGRGLGHTGGTLDKLESIPGFRVSQSPEEMRHILARVGCCIVGQSAELAPADRVLYGLRDVTATVDSPALITASILSKKAAERLSALVLDVKFGGAALYPTQESARELARSLVEVGTQLGIRTAALLTRMEQPLGRAVGNALEVLEALECLGGRGPPDLRHLVTALGGVLLWQCGMAAGAEQGRERLARALDDGSALGTFEAMLGAQGVPPDTARGLCAGTPAQRRQLLGEAKVCEELPALQEGWVQQVRALPLARVLHGLGAGRARAGDPVNPRVGAELLVGTGQHLRAGEPWLRVHHEGTLGAEGLRELQDALCLGPEPPRDPPPLVAETILPSEPGRAGTPNKPR, encoded by the exons ATGGACCCCCCgacccccctccccagcctgatCCGCAAGAAGCGGGACGGGGAGCGCCTGGAGGACGCCGAGATCCGGAGCTTCGTGCGCGGCGTCACCGAGGGCACCGCGCAGCAGGGACAGATCG GTGCCATGCTGATGGCCATCCGGCTGCGGGGCATGGACGCGGGTGAGACACTGGCCCTGACCCAGGCCATGGCCAGCTCGGGCCGGACGCTGGCCTGGCCGCCCGCCTGGCACGGGCTGGTGGTGGACAAGCACTCGACCGGTGGCGTTGGGGACAAGGtcagcctggccctggccccCGCGCTGGCCGCCTGTGGCTGCAAG GTGCCCATGATCAGCGGGCGCGGGCTGGGCCACACCGGGGGCACCCTGGACAAGCTGGAGTCCATTCCCGGCTTCCGCGTCTCCCAGAGCCCCGAGGAG ATGCGGCACATCCTGGCGCGGGTGGGCTGCTGCATCGTGGGGCAGAGCGCGGAGCTGGCGCCCGCCGACCGGGTGCTCTACGGGCTGCGCGACGTCACGGCCACCGTGGACAGCCCGGCCCTCATCACCG CCTCCATCCTCAGCAAGAAGGCGGCGGAGCGGCTCTCGGCGCTGGTGCTCGATGTGAAGTTCGGGGGGGCCGCGCTGTACCCCACCCAGGAGAGCGCGCGGGAGCTGGCGCGGAGCCTG GTGGAGGTGGGCACACAGCTGGGCATCCGCACGGCGGCCCTGCTGACCCGCATGGAGCAGCCGCTGGGCCGCGCCGTGGGCAACGcgctggaggtgctggaggcgCTGGAGTGCCTGGGGGGGCGCGGCCCCCCCGACCTGCGGCACCTGGTCACGGCCCTGG gcggggtgctgctgtggcagtgcGGGATGGCCGCGGGGGCCGAGCAGGGCCGTGAGCGCCTGGCCCGGGCTCTGGACGATGGGTCGGCCCTGGGCACGTTCGAGGCCATGCTGGGGGCGCAGGGGGTGCCCCCCGACACCGCCCGGGGTCTCTGCGCCGGGACCCCCGCCCAGCGCCGCCAGCTCCTGGGAGAGGCCAAGGTCTGCGAGGAGCTGCCCGCGCTGCAGGAAG gcTGGGTGCAGCAGGTGCGGGCGCTGCCCCTGGCGCGGGTCCTGCACGGCCTGGGCGCGGGCCGGGCGCGGGCCGGGGACCCCGTGAACCCCCGCGTGGGCGCCGAGCTGCTGGTGGGCACCGGGCAGCACCTGCGGGCAG GCGAGCCCTGGCTGCGGGTGCACCACGAGGGGACCCTCGGCGCCGaggggctgcgggagctgcaGGACGCGCTGTGCCTCGGCCCGGAGCCCCCCCGAGACCCGCCGCCGCTGGTGGCCGAGACCATCCTGCCCTCGGAACCGGGCCGTGCCGGGACTCCCAATAAACCGCGATGA
- the LOC116443130 gene encoding dromaiocalcin-1-like: protein MGPAAFLGLCLLGCLVLPPSLPGAQATRCPRGWLSFGGHCYGYFGTPVRTWPCPQAWCQATGGGHLASLHSPEEHRALAAFIARRPRRGEDDEERDKDRDRDREDGVWIGLRRRRQAWLWADGSPRRYWAWDGDDGPKGQPCIALEDSAGFMAWEGEACGERKPFVCKYPA from the exons ATGGGTCCCGCCGCCTTCCTggggctctgcctgctggggTGCCTCGTGCTGCCCCCCTCCCTGCCGG GGGCCCAGGCCACCAGGTGTCCCCGGGGGTGGCTGTCCTTCGGGGGACACTGCTACGGCTACTTcgg GACCCCCGTCCGGACGTGGCCGTGTCCCCAGGCGTGGTGCCAGGCCACCGGCGGGGGCCACCTGGCATCGCTGCACAGCCCCGAGGAGCACCGGGCGCTCGCCGCCTTCATcgcccggcggccgcggcggggaGAGGACGACGAGGAGCGGGACAaggaccgggaccgggaccgggaggACGGCGTCTGGATCGGGCTGCGCCGGCGG CGCCAGGCCTGGCTCTGGGCTGACGGGTCCCCGCGGCGCTACTGGGCCTGGGACGGGGACGATGGCCCCAAGGGCCAGCCCTGCATCGCCCTGGAGGACTCGGCAG GGTTCATGGCCTGGGAGGGCGAGGCCTGCGGCGAGCGCAAACCCTTCGTCTGCAAATACCCGGCCTAA
- the LOC116442546 gene encoding protein SCO2 homolog, mitochondrial, with the protein MATPLCWPRPRIGHAPPLSAPPLPAPYRHFRFRRQRRGRSGRDGARGHRARVKAPAMLLRSLRPVQPLLPALCPPRRRLSVPPGAARLPLRQRLAVAGAAAAAAAGGWLYLRHQKEQQRRSRRLRELRALALGQGDFELRDTAGAARSKADFLGRWVLLYFGFTHCPDVCPEELEKLSRAVRLLEQDPALPPVQPLFVTVDPERDDAAALARYLRDFHPRLVGLTGTPEQVRAAAGAFRVYVSAGPRDADGDYVVDHSVLTFLVDPDGLCRDCYGRSRTAEELARSVRGHMDTYEPLPPAGDE; encoded by the exons ATGGCCACGCCCCTATGTTGGCCACGCCCCCGCATTGGCCACGCCCCTCCCCTctcggccccgcccctccccgccccctaCCGGCATTTCCGGTTCCGGCGGCAGCGGCGCGGCCGCTCCGGGCGGGACGGGGCGCGGGGTCACAGGGCGAGGGTCAAAG CCCCGGCGATGCTGCTGCGCTCCCTGCGCCCCGTCCAGCCCCTGCTCCCGGCGCTgtgcccgccccgccgccgcctctccGTGCcccccggcgcggcccggctCCCGCTGCGGCAGCGGCTGGCGgtggcgggggcggcggcggcggcggcggcggggggctgGCTGTACCTGCGGCACCAGAAGGAGCAGCAGCggcgctcccgccgcctccGAGAGCTCCGTGCGCTGGCGCTGGGCCAGGGCGACTTCGAGCTGCGCGACacggcgggcgcggcgcggaGCAAGGCGGATTTCCTGGGCCGCTGGGTGCTGCTGTACTTCGGCTTCACGCACTGCCCGGACGTGTGTCCcgaggagctggagaagctcAGCCGCGCCGTgcggctgctggagcaggatccGGCGCTGCCGCCCGTGCAGCCGCTCTTCGTCACCGTGGACCCCGAGCGCGACGACGCAGCGGCGCTGGCGCGGTACCTGCGCGACTTCCACCCGCGCCTCGTGGGGCTCACCGGCACCCCCGAGCAGGTGCGGGCGGCGGCCGGAGCCTTCCGCGTCTACGTGAGCGCCGGGCCCCGCGACGCCGACGGGGATTACGTGGTGGATCACTCGGTGCTCACGTTCCTGGTGGATCCCGACGGGCTCTGCCGGGACTGCTACGGCCGCTCCCGCACGGCCGAGGAGCTGGCGCGCAGCGTCAGGGGACACATGGACACCTACGAGCCGCTGCCGCCCGCGGGGGACGAATAA
- the ODF3B gene encoding outer dense fiber protein 3B: protein MSSEGWVGPWRPHRPRTAVSARFRTPGPKYELPGSIGCDPHDSASPRAPAYTFGHRAGGSQQPRSPGPQYLVPAGFTARGEQRGPAFSMGGRPAARPASSTPGPAYYRPERADRVTLPSAPACSMSFRGRPDTPQETPGPASYQLPPVMGSGLVNKRSAPQYSLTGRGPSIFDYKTRTPGPLNYNTVDTDVYMARAPRCTMAGRPRPRQGSITPGPGDYRPQQGQRQGQSFGVRHSEMVIPVMDPRL, encoded by the exons ATGTCCAGCGAGGGCTGGGTGGGCCCCTGGAGACCCCACCGGCCCCGGACGGCGGTCTCAGCCAGGTTCCGCACCCCCGGGCCCAAGTACGAGCTGCCCGGCAGCATCG GCTGCGACCCGCATGACTCCGCCagcccccgcgcccccgccTACACCTTCGGGCACCGGGCGGGGGGCTCCCAGCAGCCGCGCTCCCCCGGGCCCCAGTACCTGGTGCCCGCCGGCTTCACCGCCCGCGGCGAGCAGCGAGGGCCCGCCTTCAGCATgggcggccgccccgccgcccggccgGCCAGCAGCACACCTGGGccag CGTACTATCGCCCGGAGCGGGCGGACAGGGTGACCCTGCCCTCGGCTCCCGCCTGCTCCATGAGCTTCCGCGGCCGCCCGGACACACCCCAGGAGACGCCAG GCCCTGCCAGCTACCAGCTGCCGCCCGTGATGGGCTCCGGCCTGGTGAACAAGAGATCGGCCCCCCAGTACAGCCTGACGGGGCGCGGCCCCAGCATCTTCGACTACAAGACTAGG ACCCCAGGACCCCTGAACTACAACACCGTGGACACCGACGTGTACATGGCCCGGGCCCCCCGCTGCACCATGGcagggcggccccggccccggcaggGCTCCATCACCCCCGGGCCCGGCGACTACCGCCCGCAGCAG GGCCAGAGACAAGGACAGAGCTTCGGCGTGCGCCACTCGGAAATGGTGATCCCCGTGATGGACCCGCGCCTGTAG